In the genome of Anabaena cylindrica PCC 7122, the window AAACTGGGAATTGTTAAATAATATCTGAATTTCTCTCCTCTATCTTTACTACTTGTCCCAGGAGAAAGAACTTCAACAATCAATTTGGGATTTTGAATGAATTTAAGGGCATTGAGGTCTTGAGGGTCGCAACTAACGATAAGATCAGGATAAAAGTATGGGCTTTGAGGACTAACCTGCACTTTCACATCTGAGACATTGACTCGACAAGCTCTAGAACGGAGATGAGAATATAGAGGTCTGTAAAGATTTAGAGCAATATCATTGTGGGGAATTGTACCACCTGTCATAGCGAAAACTTCGCCATTGATGTATTCATAACGAATATCTTGGTTAAGTTCCCAAGTGAGATATTCCTCAATGGTCATTTTTGGCGGTTGTTGGGGAATAGCTATCATATCCAAATTTTTGCAAGTTTGTTTTGATTATAGCAACAAGGATAAAATCAAGTTATCTACATCTTGATGAAAATTTCGCGCCATGCGATCATGTAGCTTACTAAAGGTATCGCTCTCCAAAAACTATATACAGGAAAAGCAATACCTGCGGTGAACTACGCGATCGCATTACCCGTCCTAGACTTTAAAAATTGCTGAATTTTTAGTCAACAGCAATAAGTACATCTGATGATTTAATCACAGCATAAGCCTCTTTACCTTCAACTAAACCTAGCTTTTCTGCTGATGATTTAGTGATGACAGATACTACTTCTACACCAGGTGCTAATTCTAAAGTTACCTCTGTATTAATTGAACCAGGGGTAACTTTTTTCACAGTTGCTTTAAAGGTATTTCTGGCGCTGATTTCCATTATTTTTATTTTCCTTTTAGTTATTTATACTGAATAAACTAACAAATTTTATATATTAATGGTAAATTTTTAGATTTTTTTAACAAGTTTATATAAGAGATAATTAACCCAACAGAATTACTGAAATATTGAAAATATCTAAGTAGGTGGACATGAGATAACAAAAATGTGTGAACAAAAGTAAATAGGGCGGAAAATGGTTTCTGCTCTGCCTTGTCTCAATGACTATTTTTAACACAAATCTACTTAGTTGGCTGGCAATTATGAAGGATGTGATGCCTTGGGAGATCGCGCAGCGTCTCGTAGAAAGTGCAGCTATTGTAAGATTTTTGACAAATCCAGGTTATTATCTTCTTGTAATTATTTTACGGTTCTATTATGATATGATGCGGATTAATCTATACAAAGCTTTCTATGCAACTTCAAAAATCAGAAGCAAATACTAATTTATTTTCATATCGTCCAGATATAGATGCTCTTAGAGGTCTTGCTGTTATTGCAGTACTAATCTATCACTTAAATAACGATTGGTTACCTGGAGGTTTTGTCGGTGTAGATATATTTTTTGCAATATCTGGTTATGTAGTGTCTGCTTCTATTTTACGAAGAGAATCTAAGGGATTAATAAGAGATACTTTTGAATTTTATAAAAGGCGAATTAAAAGACTTTTTCCTGCTTTAGTAGCTTGTATCCTCATCACTTCATTATTTATTTCTTTGTTAGTTTGGCCGATAGAGACAGGAAAATTTTATCTGACAGGTCTTCATGCATTAGTGGGTTTATCCAATATTTATTTAATGGATATTACGAAAGGATACTTCGATATTGATTCTAGCTTAAACCCTTTTACTCACACTTGGTCTTTAGGAGTTGAAGAACAATTCTACTTGATTTTCCCATTTTTATTATTTGCAATTTACGGCAAAGAAAAACAAATTACAAATAAAAAAAGAACAATTATATTATTCTTATCTTTTGCATTATTCATAATAATTGCCGGATTAATTACTGCCTATAAACCAGAATGGAATTACTATTCTTTAGGAAGCCGAATTTGGGAGATGGAAATCGGTTCTATTCTATTTATTTTGCAGTCAAATAATCACTTAAAAATTATTACACATAATAAAAAAACAAATATAATTATACAATTATTTTCTATCTTTCTTATTATAGTTACTTTCTTTGTTACTCCAAATAATAGTTTATTCCCTTTTCCTTTGGCTATTCCTGTTATTGTCGGAACATTGTTATTTATAACTTGTGGCAGTTCTATGTATGCCAACATAAATAAAGCTATTGGCAAATCATATCTTACTTACGTTGGCAAGACTTCTTATTCTTTATACTTGTGGCATTGGCCAATTTTTGTTTTATTTAATTGGACAGTTGGTTTGAATTCAATCTTAACATATTTTGCGGCGACTTCTCTGACAATATTATTCTCACTAATTTCTTACTATTGCCTAGAACAACCAATCCGAAAATCTAAAATCAACCAATCTAAAGTTATTTTTGGTTCCGTTTTAATTGCGATAGTTTCAGTAATAATCACTGTAGGTTCTCTTCAAGAAGTGTTTCATGATAATTTTTATCTAAAAAGAGAGTCATACATAAAGACAACATCGCTCGAAAGATATCTTGTTGCTGATAAAGTGAATAAAAATTTAAATTTAAAAGCAATTTTTAGTAATTGTTTAGCAAATGAAAATCATCCAAATATTGATTTTGAACATTGTCGTCGAAGAGGCATAAAATCCATTTCATCATCACCACAAATTTTTTTAATAGGTGATAGTCATGCCCACTCTCTATTACCTATGTTAGAAGTAAATAATACATTAATTAATCATGATCTTTTCTTCTTTGGCAATCAATTTTGCCCAATAAACATAAACATGACTCGTAGTATATCTTCAAATCTTTGTCGTCTAAATACTGATAAGATACTTAAATATATTGAACAGAAGGCTAATAATAATAGTCTACTGATTATTCATTCTAGATACAGTCCGTTTTTTGCCAATTTTGTTATCGGCAATACTTTATCAGAAAATTATAAAAATGGCATCTTTCAACTTTTTTTAACCCAAGGGCATAAATTATTGTCTATCAAAGAAGCCGCTTTACAGTTAGAAAAAGACTTTATTCAATTAAGTAACCGATTGAAGTCCAAAAATATATCTATACTTTTACTTGCACCAATACCAGAACATCAATTGCATCCCGCTCAATGTCAATTTTCAAATCCAGAATGTTTAACCGACAAACAAACAGTTCTAGAGTATAGAAAAAATACGATAAATGCCATGAATAATGCCGCCAAAGTATCTTCAAATTTGTTTGTTTGGGATACCATTGAGCAATTATGTCCAATTGAAAAATGTTCTCATTACTTAGATAGCCAATTAATTTTTAGTGATGACAATCACCTTTCTGCCTATGGCAGTCAATTATTAAGTCCCTATTTTGAGGATTTTTTGCGTAAACATCGGCTTCTAAGTCAAAATTTGTTAGATAAAAATATAGATAAACTACGTAAATAGTCATTCTCAATAAATTATTTTTGACAAATTATTTTATGCTGATTTATAAATTGTTCGTCAGCTACTAATAGTTTGTGAAAATTGAAATAGTGTTTTTAAATATGGTGAGTAATGCTCATCATTACGTTTTTAGTTGTGTTCATAGTCATAATTATGAGTCAAAAAAATCAGCCCAAATTAAGTACACAAACTAGCTATTGGCTAATAGCAAATAGCTACAATGCTGAAGATTTAAATCAGCGTGGTGAAAATGGTGATACAGCTTTAATGAAAGCTACTAGAGAGGGAGTCTACCCAGTTGTCAAAGAACTGATAGATGCGGGTGCAGATATCAACGCTAGAAACAATGATCGCAATAATGCTTTATGGTTCGCTTGTTTTGGCAATCACTACGATTTAATGAATTTGTTGCTGTCAGTCAACATTGATATTAACAATCAAAATGATAATGGCGCAACTGTCCTGATGTATGGTGCATCGGCTGGAAAGACAGAAGTAGTGAGGTTGCTATTACAACATAATCCTAACATGAATTTACAAAATTTGGACGACTATAAAGCAATTGACTTTGCCAGCAATGTAGAAGTTTTAAGGTTACTGAAAAATGCCACACAGTAAGCTTTCTAAAGAAGCCTGTCACGAGTCTACCAAGCATTCTTACTTATCAGTGCAGATGAATCCCAATTATGTGGATGCATCAACTCAACCTCGCACCTTTAAAGTTTATCCAAAATTTTATCGGCGAG includes:
- a CDS encoding Uma2 family endonuclease — its product is MIAIPQQPPKMTIEEYLTWELNQDIRYEYINGEVFAMTGGTIPHNDIALNLYRPLYSHLRSRACRVNVSDVKVQVSPQSPYFYPDLIVSCDPQDLNALKFIQNPKLIVEVLSPGTSSKDRGEKFRYYLTIPSLQEYILIDSEKISVERYCRGEGRMWLYYPYTTGDIITLSSIEFEFPIEMLYEGVGFETEE
- a CDS encoding TOBE domain-containing protein; translated protein: MEISARNTFKATVKKVTPGSINTEVTLELAPGVEVVSVITKSSAEKLGLVEGKEAYAVIKSSDVLIAVD
- a CDS encoding ankyrin repeat domain-containing protein, which gives rise to MSQKNQPKLSTQTSYWLIANSYNAEDLNQRGENGDTALMKATREGVYPVVKELIDAGADINARNNDRNNALWFACFGNHYDLMNLLLSVNIDINNQNDNGATVLMYGASAGKTEVVRLLLQHNPNMNLQNLDDYKAIDFASNVEVLRLLKNATQ
- a CDS encoding acyltransferase family protein, which encodes MQLQKSEANTNLFSYRPDIDALRGLAVIAVLIYHLNNDWLPGGFVGVDIFFAISGYVVSASILRRESKGLIRDTFEFYKRRIKRLFPALVACILITSLFISLLVWPIETGKFYLTGLHALVGLSNIYLMDITKGYFDIDSSLNPFTHTWSLGVEEQFYLIFPFLLFAIYGKEKQITNKKRTIILFLSFALFIIIAGLITAYKPEWNYYSLGSRIWEMEIGSILFILQSNNHLKIITHNKKTNIIIQLFSIFLIIVTFFVTPNNSLFPFPLAIPVIVGTLLFITCGSSMYANINKAIGKSYLTYVGKTSYSLYLWHWPIFVLFNWTVGLNSILTYFAATSLTILFSLISYYCLEQPIRKSKINQSKVIFGSVLIAIVSVIITVGSLQEVFHDNFYLKRESYIKTTSLERYLVADKVNKNLNLKAIFSNCLANENHPNIDFEHCRRRGIKSISSSPQIFLIGDSHAHSLLPMLEVNNTLINHDLFFFGNQFCPININMTRSISSNLCRLNTDKILKYIEQKANNNSLLIIHSRYSPFFANFVIGNTLSENYKNGIFQLFLTQGHKLLSIKEAALQLEKDFIQLSNRLKSKNISILLLAPIPEHQLHPAQCQFSNPECLTDKQTVLEYRKNTINAMNNAAKVSSNLFVWDTIEQLCPIEKCSHYLDSQLIFSDDNHLSAYGSQLLSPYFEDFLRKHRLLSQNLLDKNIDKLRK